In Gordonia iterans, the following proteins share a genomic window:
- a CDS encoding sugar phosphate isomerase/epimerase family protein encodes MARIALDPTPYHSTHDFLDFFDVAAANGYEWIQLTPHPDWIPFFGHPRVDDAYVTRVRERSASTGVKITSLLPVQRLSWPEEPLRQAAVRNFTRIIEIAAQLEVPVINTEFSGRPERAEESEAGFYRSMEQLIPVLERHGVTLNIDPHPDDFVEDGLAAWQIIRGLNSTAVGFVYVASHTFHMGDRAESLIPQLGDRLGAVYAADTFDHNRSHGLRYITNPPGNAVRVHQHLAIGDGDVDWDQLFAVLGESGFLAREDAILCSNVFGEDERADEVSRSQLARITDLVAKHS; translated from the coding sequence ATGGCTCGCATCGCCCTCGACCCCACCCCGTACCACTCCACCCACGACTTCCTCGACTTCTTCGACGTCGCGGCCGCCAACGGGTACGAGTGGATCCAGCTCACTCCGCACCCCGATTGGATCCCGTTCTTCGGGCATCCGCGCGTCGACGACGCGTACGTGACTCGGGTGCGGGAGCGCTCGGCGTCGACCGGCGTCAAGATCACCTCGCTGCTGCCGGTGCAGCGGCTCTCGTGGCCGGAGGAGCCGCTGCGGCAGGCGGCGGTGCGCAACTTCACGCGCATCATCGAGATCGCCGCGCAACTCGAAGTCCCGGTGATCAACACCGAGTTCTCCGGCCGCCCCGAGCGAGCCGAAGAATCCGAGGCCGGATTCTACCGGTCGATGGAGCAGCTGATCCCAGTACTGGAACGGCACGGAGTCACGCTGAACATCGATCCACATCCGGACGACTTCGTCGAGGACGGGCTGGCCGCATGGCAGATCATCCGCGGGCTGAACTCGACCGCGGTCGGCTTCGTCTACGTCGCCAGCCACACCTTTCACATGGGTGACCGGGCCGAGTCGCTGATCCCGCAACTCGGCGATCGGCTGGGCGCGGTGTACGCCGCGGACACCTTCGACCACAACCGCAGTCACGGTCTCCGGTACATCACCAATCCGCCGGGGAACGCGGTGCGCGTCCACCAGCATCTGGCGATCGGCGACGGCGACGTCGACTGGGACCAGCTGTTCGCCGTGCTCGGCGAGAGCGGCTTCCTCGCGCGCGAGGACGCGATCCTCTGCTCGAACGTGTTCGGCGAGGACGAGCGCGCCGACGAGGTCTCGCGGTCGCAACTGGCGAGAATCACCGACCTGGTCGCCAAGCACAGCTAA
- a CDS encoding Gfo/Idh/MocA family protein, which produces MNSELRVGVVGAGAMGFDHVKRLTGTITGAHVSAVVEPDETRRNAALEHAPQAQGFASVEAALAAGVMDAALIATPGQFHEAGLLACLGEGLPILCEKPLTKDPASSWHVVEAEIAGGKKLIQVGFMRRFDREYEALRELIASERVGELLMIHAVHRNPSVPDSYDQHMLINDSVVHEFDVVPWLAGGSVTSVEVRHGRRNPNTPAHLREPILVLMELDNGVLVDVEMNVSVRFGYQVATEAVMADGIARIGQPSGMQIWQNATYSVGEHADFTTRFVEAYDREVQAWVDAAKQGTIAGPSAWDGYKVAVCCEAGVRALENPGRVAVELPPVPDFYA; this is translated from the coding sequence ATGAACTCCGAACTGCGCGTCGGCGTCGTCGGCGCCGGAGCCATGGGCTTCGATCACGTCAAGCGCCTGACCGGCACCATCACGGGTGCCCACGTGAGCGCCGTCGTCGAACCCGATGAGACCCGGCGGAACGCCGCCCTGGAGCACGCGCCGCAGGCGCAGGGTTTCGCAAGCGTCGAAGCCGCTCTCGCCGCGGGCGTGATGGACGCGGCGTTGATCGCCACTCCGGGCCAGTTCCACGAGGCCGGGCTGCTGGCCTGCCTGGGTGAGGGACTGCCGATCCTGTGCGAGAAACCGCTCACCAAGGACCCGGCGTCGTCATGGCACGTCGTGGAGGCCGAGATCGCGGGCGGCAAGAAGCTCATCCAGGTCGGCTTCATGCGGCGCTTCGACCGCGAGTACGAGGCGCTGCGCGAGCTCATCGCCTCGGAGCGGGTCGGCGAACTGCTCATGATCCACGCGGTGCACCGCAACCCGTCGGTGCCCGACAGCTACGACCAGCACATGCTGATCAACGACTCGGTGGTCCACGAGTTCGACGTCGTGCCGTGGCTGGCCGGCGGCTCGGTCACCTCGGTGGAGGTGCGGCACGGTCGCCGCAACCCGAACACCCCGGCGCACCTGCGCGAGCCGATCCTGGTCCTGATGGAACTGGACAACGGCGTGCTGGTCGACGTGGAGATGAACGTCTCGGTCCGGTTCGGCTACCAGGTGGCCACCGAGGCCGTGATGGCCGACGGCATCGCGCGGATCGGTCAGCCCAGCGGCATGCAGATCTGGCAGAACGCCACCTATTCGGTGGGCGAGCACGCCGACTTCACGACCCGCTTCGTCGAGGCCTACGACCGCGAGGTGCAGGCCTGGGTCGACGCCGCGAAGCAGGGCACGATCGCCGGTCCCTCTGCCTGGGACGGCTACAAGGTGGCCGTGTGCTGCGAGGCCGGTGTCCGCGCCCTGGAGAACCCGGGCCGGGTCGCCGTCGAGCTTCCCCCCGTACCCGACTTCTACGCCTGA
- a CDS encoding R2-like ligand-binding oxidase, with amino-acid sequence MTVLEPQIDLREGFSSLRAGGLHWDAFPLRLFTKGNAKFWDPAAIDFSTDAADWARLDDEQRRSACYLVAQFVAGEEAVTQDIQPFLAAMSAEGRFGDEMYLSQFCFEEAKHAQGFRLWMDAVGLTADMHSYVAENPYYRKLFYTELPESLRILQSDPSPRNQVRASVTYNHVIEGSLALTGYYAWNKVCAIEGILPGMQELIGRIADDERRHMAWGTFTCRRHVAADDTLWEVVTERMGELLPLALGMIGWVDDQFEDPPFGIDNDEFVAYAADRAQRRLGAIESARGRPVEEIDLDYSPAVLEDTFGDEDRAAMAKH; translated from the coding sequence ATGACCGTGCTCGAACCGCAGATCGATCTCCGGGAGGGCTTCTCGTCGCTCCGGGCCGGTGGACTGCACTGGGATGCGTTCCCGCTGCGCCTGTTCACCAAGGGCAACGCGAAGTTCTGGGATCCCGCCGCGATCGACTTCTCGACCGACGCTGCGGACTGGGCTCGGCTCGACGACGAACAGCGGCGCAGCGCCTGCTATCTGGTGGCCCAGTTCGTCGCCGGCGAAGAAGCTGTGACCCAGGACATCCAGCCGTTCCTGGCGGCGATGAGCGCCGAGGGCCGCTTCGGCGACGAGATGTACCTGTCGCAGTTCTGCTTCGAAGAGGCCAAGCACGCGCAGGGATTCCGACTGTGGATGGACGCCGTCGGACTCACGGCGGACATGCACTCGTACGTCGCCGAGAACCCGTACTACCGGAAGCTCTTCTACACCGAACTTCCCGAATCGCTGCGCATCCTGCAGAGCGACCCGTCGCCGCGGAATCAGGTGCGAGCGAGCGTCACCTACAACCACGTGATCGAGGGCAGTCTGGCGCTGACCGGCTACTACGCCTGGAACAAAGTGTGTGCGATCGAGGGGATCCTGCCCGGTATGCAAGAACTGATCGGCCGCATCGCCGACGACGAACGCCGGCACATGGCGTGGGGCACCTTCACCTGCCGCCGCCACGTCGCGGCCGACGACACCCTCTGGGAGGTGGTCACCGAGCGGATGGGCGAGTTGCTGCCGCTGGCCCTGGGCATGATCGGATGGGTCGACGATCAGTTCGAGGATCCGCCGTTCGGCATCGACAACGACGAGTTCGTCGCCTACGCGGCCGATCGCGCGCAGCGCCGGCTGGGCGCCATCGAGTCGGCTCGCGGACGTCCGGTCGAGGAGATCGACCTCGACTACTCCCCCGCCGTCCTGGAGGACACCTTCGGCGACGAGGACCGGGCCGCAATGGCCAAGCACTGA